A stretch of the Larimichthys crocea isolate SSNF chromosome IX, L_crocea_2.0, whole genome shotgun sequence genome encodes the following:
- the LOC104926611 gene encoding proteinase-activated receptor 1 codes for MFCPKTLLLVLLLAHAASAADKNHKNPKNKKNGTTFYGRTFSLLSSVIDEPIDLGQFIDDDDVHKHNHSASPRGRKVANYSQPRISGEALLFLTGPVSTVLIPSFYTLVCLISVPINICAVLAFSRKIRPKKPSAIYMLNLACADLLFGLLLPFKISYHFGGNDWIFGSLMCRVVTAAFYWNMYCSVLLIACISVDRLLAVVYPIDSLVWRRPRNSVIACVAMWTLSFAVSVPLVLSEQTVHLYELNITTCHDIQPVHKLVSQYTIYFIILCCVLFFLPLLITLVSYTRVIWTLSRVPRGVPGRSRRKTRALVMALTVLVMFVLCFTPTNCLLLVHYLQLSKGVEKVQEAPDGSYAVYLVFLCLGSLNCVLDPLVYYFGSSQCQRQLSSMLRCEKFTDINSSSSSSNSCRSSSRNILKAKRTESSDINTTVTAMDSFQKSLSSQYKKLLV; via the exons atgttttgtccaaAAACTTTGCTCCTGGTTCTGCTGTTGGCTCATGCGGCTTCGGCTGCAGACAAGAACCACAAGAACcctaaaaacaagaagaacG gcACGACGTTTTACGGGAGGAcattttcccttctttcttcAGTCATTGATGAACCGATTGACCTGGGTCAGTTTATTGACGATGACGATGTCCACAAACATAACCATTCTGCAAGCCCTCGGGGGCGTAAGGTAGCCAACTACAGCCAGCCGAGGATCTCAGGAGAGGCGCTGCTGTTCCTCACGGGCCCCGTGTCCACCGTCCTCATACCGTCCTTCTACACGCTGGTCTGCCTCATCAGCGTGCCCATCAACATCTGCGCCGTGCTGGCCTTCTCACGGAAGATCCGTCCCAAGAAGCCGTCGGCGATCTACATGCTGAACCTGGCCTGTGCGGACCTCCTCTTTGGCCTGCTGCTCCCCTTCAAGATCTCCTATCACTTCGGCGGCAACGACTGGATATTCGGCTCGCTCATGTGCCGCGTGGTGACTGCAGCTTTCTACTGGAACATGTACTGCTCCGTTCTCCTCATAGCTTGCATCAGCGTGGACCGGCTTCTTGCTGTGGTCTACCCCATCGACTCCCTGGTTTGGAGAAGGCCGCGGAACTCCGTCATAGCCTGCGTAGCCATGTGGACACTGTCCTTCGCGGTTTCCGTGCCCCTCGTCCTCTCCGAACAGACCGTCCACCTTTACGAGCTGAACATCACCACCTGCCACGACATCCAGCCCGTCCACAAGCTCGTCTCGCAGTACACCATCTACTTCATCATCCTTTGCTgcgtcctcttcttcctgcctcTGCTCATCACGCTGGTGTCCTACACTCGGGTGATCTGGACCCTGAGCAGGGTCCCACGCGGGGTCCCCGGACGCTCTCGCAGAAAGACGAGAGCACTGGTGATGGCTTTGACCGTGCTCGTgatgtttgtgctgtgtttcaCGCCCACAAACTGTCTGCTTCTAGTGCACTACCTGCAGCTCAGCAAGGGAGTGGAGAAGGTCCAAGAGGCGCCCGACGGCTCCTATGCAGTCTAtctggtgtttttgtgtctgggAAGTCTGAACTGCGTCCTGGATCCTCTGGTCTACTACTTCGGATCATCCCAATGCCAGAGACAGCTATCCAGCATGCTGAGGTGCGAGAAGTTCACagacatcaacagcagcagctcgtcATCGAATTCATGCAGATCCAGCAGCAGAAATATCCTGAAAGCCAAACGCACCGAAAGCTCCGACATAAACACTACAGTCACCGCGATGGACTCTTTCCAAAAAAGCCTCAGCAGCCAATACAAGAAACTGCTGGTCTGA
- the f2rl1.1 gene encoding proteinase-activated receptor 2 — protein MSLRGFHLILLLSGLHTCLSQKDSKGFTGTETDDGLLVSSQAQKVLSSSLTTVFLPIIYIIVFALGLPTNALAIWVFLFRTKTKHPASIYMANLALADLLFVIWVPMKIAYHFNGNNWIYGQGLCKVLVAFFYGNMYCSIAFIACISVQRYWAVVNPLGQRQRDNRMAVAVSVTIWVVVWLITIPLYLYDQEVYVRNLEIYTCHDVTRPAHNKIAAGYFLTMGIFGFVVPTVVCIISYVLMLRALRNSMSDPTITKKRRKAVVLIVTVLIMFLVCFTPSNIMLLVHYILLLGKAENNLYGFYITTLCLASLNSCFDPFVYYFISEDFRNHVKNTFLCRSERTVERMRISFNALKYSKKSNTYTSDTGDTGTTQSSSC, from the exons ATGAGTCTGCGAGGCTTCCACCTGATCCTGCTCCTGTCTGGGCTCCACACCTGCCTGTCACAGAAAG ACTCGAAAGGCTTCACCGGGACGGAAACAGACGACGGGTTGTTGGTCAGCTCCCAGGCCCAGAAGGTCCTGAGCAGTTCTCTCACGACCGTCTTCCTCCCGATCATCTACATCATCGTGTTCGCTTTGGGACTTCCCACCAACGCGTTGGCGATCTGGGTGTTCCTCTTCAGGACCAAGACGAAGCACCCGGCGTCCATCTACATGGCTAACCTGGCGCTCGCCGACCTGCTCTTTGTTATCTGGGTCCCCATGAAAATAGCGTACCACTTCAACGGCAACAACTGGATCTATGGTCAGGGGCTGTGCAAAGTCCTGGTGGCGTTTTTCTACGGCAACATGTACTGCTCCATCGCCTTCATCGCCTGTATAAGCGTCCAGCGATACTGGGCTGTGGTCAACCCGCTCGGACAGCGGCAGAGAGACAACCGCATGGCCGTAGCCGTCTCCGTCACAATCTGGGTGGTGGTCTGGCTCATCACGATCCCTCTCTACCTGTACGATCAGGAGGTCTACGTGAGGAACCTCGAGATCTACACCTGCCACGACGTCACCAGGCCCGCTCATAATAAAATAGCAGCGGGATACTTCCTGACGATGGGAATATTTGGATTCGTTGTTCCGACAGTTGTGTGCATCATATCCTACGTCCTCATGCTCAGGGCTCTCAGGAACAGCATGTCGGATCCAACCATCACCAAGAAGCGGCGAAAGGCCGTCGTCCTGATCGTCACCGTGTTGATCATGTTCTTGGTGTGCTTCACCCCGAGTAACATCATGCTGCTGGTGCACTACATCCTCCTCCTGGGCAAAGCCGAGAACAACCTGTACGGATTTTACATCACCACCCTGTGCCTGGCGAGTCTCAACAGCTGCTTCGATCCGTTCGTGTACTACTTCATCTCCGAGGACTTCAGGAACCACGTGAAGAACACGTTCCTCTGCAGGAGCGAGAGGACCGTGGAGAGGATGAGGATCTCCTTCAACGCTCTGAAGTACTCCAAGAAGAGCAACACCTACACGTCTGACACGGGGGACACGGGGACCAcgcagagcagcagctgctaG
- the f2rl1.2 gene encoding proteinase-activated receptor 2, with the protein MDLIRSLLSLLLVFCWVSVSDAAGKGRGFIGYVDPEDSKKVVVDQETSEALKSHLTTVFIPIIYVIVLVVGLPANGMAIWVFLFRTKKKHPSTIYMANLALADLLFVIWTPMKISYHFNGNNWIFGEPLCKVLVGFFYGNMYCSVLFITCLSVQRYWVVAHPLSQQRKNNKVAIGVSVAIWAFIWLTTTPLYLYDQTAQLKDPNITTCHDVNVIKDAQNPFPSVQLPYFYFIFMGMVVFLVPCIVIVVAYVLLLRALGNSMDDSSAAKNRQRAVVLIVTVLVTFLVCFIPSNIMLIVHYSLLKDGVINNGYSFYLSTLCLASLNSCLDPFIYYFVSEDFRNHVKNTLLCRSSRTVERMRVSFSSMKYSRKSKSYMSESGNTQSSTC; encoded by the exons atggatTTAATTCGCTCGCTTTTGTCGCTGCTGTTGGTTTTCTGCTGGGTTTCTGTCTCTGATGCGGCAG GTAAAGGACGAGGTTTTATCGGGTATGTGGACCCTGAAGACTCAAAAAAAGTTGTTGTGGACCAGGAAACGTCTGAAGCGCTGAAGAGTCATCTCACCACGGTCTTCATCCCCATCATCTACGTCATCGTGCTCGTGGTGGGACTTCCCGCCAACGGCATGGCCATCTGGGTGTTCCTCTTCAGGACCAAGAAGAAGCACCCGTCCACCATCTACATGGCTAACTTAGCTCTGGCCGATTTGCTTTTTGTCATCTGGACGCCCATGAAAATATCCTACCATTTCAACGGCAACAACTGGATCTTCGGAGAGCCGCTGTGCAAAGTCCTCGTCGGCTTCTTCTACGGAAACATGTactgctctgttctgttcatcACCTGCCTCAGCGTGCAGAGGTACTGGGTCGTGGCACATCCTCTGTCccagcagaggaagaacaaCAAAGTGGCCATCGGCGTCAGCGTGGCCATCTGGGCGTTCATCTGGCTCACCACCACGCCTCTCTACCTGTATGACCAAACCGCCCAACTCAAAGATCCCAACATAACCACGTGCCACGACGTCAACGTCATAAAGGACGCCCAAAACCCGTTCCCTTCCGTGCAGCTCCCCTACTTTTACTTCATCTTCATGGGTATGGTTGTGTTCCTCGTCCCTTGCATAGTGATCGTCGTGGCCTATGTTCTGTTACTCAGGGCTCTTGGGAACAGCATGGATGACAGTTCAGCAGCAAAGAACCGGCAGAGAGCCGTGGTGTTGATTGTGACCGTCCTGGTGACGTTCCTCGTGTGTTTCATCCCCAGTAACATCATGCTGATCGTGCATTACTCGCTCCTGAAGGACGGAGTGATAAATAACGGTTACAGCTTCTACCTTTCCACGTTATGCTTGGCAAGCCTCAACAGCTGCCTGGACCCGTTTATCTACTACTTTGTGTCGGAGGACTTCAGGAACCACGTGAAGAACACTCTGCtgtgcaggagcagcaggactGTGGAGAGGATGAGGGTTTCCTTCAGCTCCATGAAATACTCCAGGAAGAGCAAGTCGTACATGTCGGAGAGCGGGAACACGCAGAGCAGCACCTGTTAA
- the ch25hl2 gene encoding cholesterol 25-hydroxylase-like protein 2, translating into MSTGRLLRTEALSWMSDDDNVTGVQSRGLILQPFWDYLHQNHHDLLRSTPFPVVLSVSTYFFLVGFYTVLDLLAPTWPCINRHRLHPDKPVTWPNIWTTLGVTIYNHVLYIFPATIAQWLWRPPTPLPREAPTFWSFFLGIMGCMVVFDFQYYLWHLLHHQVPWLYRTFHAVHHQYNQTFSLVTQYLSGWELFSLGFWATIDPILLQCHCLTAWGFMVFNIYVSTEQHCGYDFPWALHNLVPFGLWGGAPKHDAHHQRPGTNFAPFFSHWDWLGGTHSVPTRCSGRARQDEM; encoded by the coding sequence ATGAGCACGGGCAGGTTACTCAGAACTGAGGCTTTGTCCTGGATGTCGGATGACGACAACGTAACTGGGGTCCAGTCCCGGGGTTTGATCCTGCAGCCTTTCTGGGACTACCTCCACCAGAACCACCACGATCTCCTGAGGAGCACTCCCTTCCCCGTGGTGCTCTCCGTCTCTACCTATTTCTTCTTGGTTGGTTTTTACACCGTGCTGGACCTGCTGGCTCCCACCTGGCCGTGCATTAACCGTCACAGGCTCCATCCTGACAAACCTGTCACCTGGCCCAACATCTGGACTACCCTGGGTGTCACCATCTACAACCATGTGCTTTACATCTTTCCTGCTACAATCGCCCAGTGGCTGTGGAGGCCACCTACCCCGTTACCCCGGGAGGCACCCACTTTCTGGAGCTTCTTCTTGGGCATCATGGGCTGCATGGTGGTCTTTGACTTCCAGTATTACCTGTGGCACCTGCTGCACCACCAGGTACCGTGGTTGTATCGTACGTTTCACGCCGTGCACCACCAGTACAACCAGACTTTCAGCCTCGTCACCCAGTACCTGTCCGGCTGGGAGTTATTCAGCTTGGGATTTTGGGCTACGATAGACCCCATCCTGCTCCAGTGCCACTGCCTCACAGCATGGGGCTTCATGGTCTTCAACATCTACGTTTCCACCGAGCAACACTGCGGCTACGACTTCCCGTGGGCCCTGCATAACCTGGTGCCCTTTGGCCTCTGGGGTGGTGCGCCCAAGCATGACGCTCACCACCAGCGGCCCGGCACTAACTTTGCCCCATTCTTCTCTCACTGGGACTGGCTTGGGGGAACCCACTCGGTGCCAACACGCTGCAGCGGCAGAGCCAGACAAGATGAAATGTAG